One Vallitalea pronyensis genomic region harbors:
- a CDS encoding response regulator, translating into MMYKVLIVDDEPLAREYVRKIVDWDKLSLDVCAEATDGEDALMKIKACQPDIILLDMIMPLMDGLALAEFIKEHHIKTYIIIITGSDEIEYVRKSMKLDVRDYLLKPFDVEELEHALVQAKKQIQKDDMSTMRHKKSMIYNLLFNPVDENIAIAKEYFDLDKKMYFQISVMYCSKEQSRQRLIKRLRSHFSMDNSILFIKNGISQIICFYELGDKKNKTELMNRFQCFLDKYGTPLEQPLVGIGHVCDTILEIGNSYKQALEMVNNGIIFGEKGVKLYKTNPSDIAKYFYSITDLEQLLVALRSGDQQKVIMQLENIFEHLEKEKVDYEHLITISNGLMSICYSTITENTSGRYADGDSMHYNFRHKKISEIKEHVIQFYVESIKQNKTVKRTKAQKVAEDSVDFIKDNYADPALSIRMIGEALHLDISYVRRVFKKVMGKTMNNYIIELRMQKSKELLMKNVYKHSEIASMVGYIDAAYFSKSFKKYVGITPKEFEISSQYRSE; encoded by the coding sequence ATGATGTATAAAGTGTTGATTGTAGACGATGAGCCATTAGCAAGGGAATATGTGCGAAAAATAGTTGATTGGGATAAATTATCCCTTGATGTGTGTGCAGAAGCTACCGATGGGGAAGATGCTTTGATGAAAATAAAGGCGTGTCAACCGGATATCATTTTACTGGATATGATTATGCCCTTAATGGATGGATTGGCACTAGCGGAGTTTATCAAAGAGCATCACATTAAAACATATATTATTATTATCACAGGAAGTGATGAAATAGAATATGTCAGGAAAAGTATGAAACTGGATGTAAGAGACTATTTATTAAAGCCTTTCGATGTAGAAGAGTTAGAACATGCGTTAGTACAAGCTAAAAAACAGATTCAAAAAGATGACATGAGCACCATGCGTCATAAGAAGTCCATGATTTACAATTTATTATTCAATCCAGTGGATGAAAACATAGCCATAGCAAAAGAGTACTTTGACTTAGATAAAAAAATGTATTTTCAAATAAGTGTGATGTATTGTTCAAAGGAACAAAGTCGCCAACGGTTAATAAAGCGCTTAAGATCCCACTTTTCCATGGATAACAGCATACTTTTTATTAAAAATGGCATCTCTCAGATCATTTGCTTTTATGAACTGGGGGATAAAAAGAACAAGACTGAACTGATGAACCGGTTTCAATGTTTCCTCGATAAATATGGGACCCCATTAGAACAGCCTTTGGTGGGAATTGGTCATGTGTGTGACACCATACTTGAGATTGGTAACTCCTATAAACAGGCATTAGAGATGGTTAATAACGGCATTATCTTTGGTGAAAAAGGTGTAAAACTGTATAAGACGAACCCGTCCGATATCGCCAAGTATTTTTACTCCATCACGGATTTAGAACAATTATTAGTGGCCCTACGAAGCGGTGACCAACAGAAGGTGATCATGCAGCTAGAGAACATCTTTGAACACCTGGAAAAAGAAAAGGTGGATTATGAGCATTTAATTACCATTAGCAATGGACTCATGTCAATTTGTTATTCCACAATCACAGAAAACACCAGTGGTAGATATGCTGATGGCGATAGCATGCACTATAACTTTAGACATAAAAAAATCAGTGAAATAAAAGAGCATGTGATACAATTTTATGTGGAATCCATTAAGCAAAATAAAACCGTTAAGCGGACCAAAGCACAAAAAGTTGCTGAAGACAGTGTTGATTTTATTAAGGACAACTATGCAGATCCTGCACTATCCATACGTATGATTGGTGAAGCCCTCCATTTGGATATCAGTTATGTAAGGCGTGTGTTTAAAAAAGTGATGGGTAAGACCATGAATAACTACATTATTGAGCTACGGATGCAGAAATCAAAGGAGTTATTGATGAAAAATGTGTATAAACATTCTGAAATAGCATCCATGGTAGGCTATATCGATGCCGCTTATTTTAGTAAAAGTTTTAAAAAATATGTTGGTATTACGCCAAAGGAATTCGAAATTTCTAGTCAATATAGAAGTGAATAG
- a CDS encoding sensor histidine kinase, producing MLDRMKKNLYEMSISTRIRIVFLPILIGSIFLITLLANNITKGIIIENASQNVKHDLELIGANIENLIEEANSCANAAIINVNNYVKFGDVDNKNLNDVQHVTTALLMSKILFNRIDAITYVNNKGDYITSILSVNVYRVGNIKTSDFFRDIQKVDRRGGWLPVHKKEVLSADPDEYHVSFVKKLRNILTAKDMGYIVLNIHESNLFQVYKNVGSSKEVVYRIVDGNNKIVSSDIREEIATTFDLDAINNTVDTKYQEIQVDGKTVLANAIPITNTDWKVISLTPLDELTRDVDKMTKTLMLIGGFVFFIALISAMKLSQTITRPLKGLTDHMKKLKDGILSKHITANRGDEIGILNDSFNTMIDRNQRLLRRIDENEKKKREYELALLQSQIKPHFLYNTLDIINRLAALDRRQEVMKATKNIADFYRIALSKGDEIIPIKREVALVEKYLYIQRIRYPDVFDFELDVSDEILNDVIPKFTLQPLVENAIYHGLKAKKKKGIILITGHLYEKGIMLNVSDNGVGIQQELIKKIFSRSSEMNLNKPYGIINVDERLKLYYGLDYGLEIISEINRGTTVQLRIGRGIKLQNHN from the coding sequence ATGTTAGATAGAATGAAAAAAAATCTATATGAAATGTCCATCTCCACCAGAATACGGATTGTTTTTCTTCCCATTTTGATAGGCAGTATCTTTCTTATTACATTATTGGCCAACAACATTACCAAGGGTATCATTATTGAAAATGCGTCCCAGAATGTGAAACATGATTTAGAACTCATAGGAGCTAATATTGAGAATTTAATTGAAGAAGCAAACAGCTGTGCCAATGCGGCGATTATCAATGTGAATAATTATGTAAAATTTGGTGATGTGGATAACAAGAATCTTAATGATGTCCAACATGTGACCACAGCTCTTCTTATGTCAAAAATATTATTTAATCGAATAGATGCCATTACCTACGTGAATAATAAGGGAGACTATATCACCTCCATCCTATCAGTCAATGTCTATCGAGTAGGTAATATTAAGACAAGTGATTTTTTTCGTGACATACAGAAAGTGGATAGAAGGGGTGGATGGTTACCTGTTCATAAGAAAGAAGTTTTGTCTGCTGACCCCGATGAATATCATGTTTCCTTTGTAAAAAAATTAAGAAATATATTAACGGCAAAAGATATGGGATATATTGTATTAAATATTCATGAGAGTAATCTCTTTCAAGTGTATAAAAATGTAGGGTCATCAAAAGAAGTTGTCTATAGGATTGTGGATGGTAACAATAAGATTGTTTCATCGGATATTCGAGAGGAAATTGCCACAACATTTGATTTAGATGCCATAAACAACACTGTAGATACCAAATATCAAGAGATTCAGGTGGATGGAAAAACAGTTTTAGCCAATGCGATCCCCATCACCAATACGGATTGGAAAGTCATTAGTTTGACCCCCTTAGATGAACTGACGAGAGATGTGGATAAAATGACAAAAACACTGATGTTGATTGGTGGTTTTGTGTTTTTTATTGCACTCATAAGTGCCATGAAGTTATCCCAGACAATAACCAGGCCTCTAAAGGGCCTTACGGATCACATGAAAAAATTAAAAGATGGTATCTTAAGCAAGCATATAACAGCCAATCGAGGTGACGAGATCGGCATCCTTAATGATAGTTTTAATACAATGATAGACCGAAATCAAAGGCTGTTAAGACGTATTGATGAAAACGAAAAGAAAAAGAGAGAGTATGAATTAGCCTTATTGCAATCACAAATAAAACCCCACTTCTTGTACAATACACTGGATATTATTAATAGGCTTGCAGCACTTGACCGAAGACAAGAAGTCATGAAAGCAACAAAAAATATCGCAGACTTTTATCGTATTGCACTTAGTAAAGGTGATGAAATTATTCCTATAAAAAGAGAAGTGGCTTTAGTGGAGAAATATCTCTATATTCAAAGAATTCGTTATCCGGACGTTTTTGATTTTGAATTGGATGTTTCAGACGAGATTTTGAATGATGTTATTCCCAAATTTACACTACAACCCCTTGTAGAGAATGCAATTTACCATGGGTTAAAAGCAAAGAAGAAAAAGGGAATTATCCTCATTACTGGACATTTATATGAAAAAGGTATCATGCTCAATGTATCCGATAATGGTGTTGGTATACAACAAGAGCTCATTAAGAAGATTTTCTCCAGATCTTCAGAAATGAACCTGAATAAACCTTATGGGATTATTAATGTTGATGAAAGACTCAAACTATATTATGGACTGGATTATGGTCTGGAAATTATAAGTGAGATAAATAGAGGAACCACTGTACAATTAAGAATTGGCAGGGGTATTAAGTTGCAAAATCACAATTAA